From the Hylaeus volcanicus isolate JK05 chromosome 4, UHH_iyHylVolc1.0_haploid, whole genome shotgun sequence genome, one window contains:
- the LOC128875040 gene encoding uncharacterized protein LOC128875040, with translation MRLLFKIYPLLSLLTEINATGIGKAWQVLPQANDHWSHSSWPRSDASAFEVRSVSGVGRLDPLETAQRVSKFDKIEPNDLALSEHFSEDASVSRKLHENRDEAGDVFEDKVFKAGIVMTVLRPEDSGDSLKDVKEVKGMSRVRRDAENETKMEQIASSKNVREVRLSSPETWSQVSTQPLSVEFSRRGGLDQMIQQTMDDEDTSNARSYHAPRADFVTSHHRRSYDHREARDMPVTRGYDEYDFPWYRNAVRERDYDPLAYRRGYSYYYPDRYRMERDFYMRLPQDYSYYYDRYRDEDMDLYGRSRPTPKPKRIIYYATLPEIVRKPVDLRNYPRPYDATRTPVSRDGSYKRIPGNVDPSRYRYRHLYDGYDNYAKRSSFADRTYSYPDDESRRKATLESLRNNDPFDQSTDRKLANQISVRNDGKLPWPVQIGTEVSVKDDERIPGRKIFGENNGYERFQSAQLQKAPDATGSSELQSDN, from the coding sequence ATGCGTCTGCTCTTCAAAATCTACCCGTTGCTATCGCTACTAACGGAAATCAACGCAACAGGGATAGGCAAAGCATGGCAGGTTCTTCCTCAGGCTAACGATCATTGGAGTCACTCGTCGTGGCCACGCTCCGACGCTTCCGCGTTTGAAGTTCGCAGCGTGAGCGGCGTGGGACGTCTAGACCCTCTGGAAACCGCCCAGAGGGTCtcaaaattcgataaaatcgaaCCAAACGATCTTGCTCTATCCGAGCATTTCTCAGAGGACGCCTCAGTTTCGCGCAAGCTACACGAAAATCGGGACGAAGCTGGCGATGTATTCGAGGACAAAGTCTTCAAGGCGGGAATCGTGATGACGGTTCTACGGCCAGAGGACAGCGGAGATTCGCTGAAAGATGTAAAAGAAGTGAAAGGCATGTCCAGAGTTCGTCGTGACGCGGAAAACGAGACAAAAATGGAGCAGATCGCCAGTTCGAAGAACGTTAGAGAGGTTCGATTGAGCTCACCGGAGACTTGGTCTCAGGTCTCGACTCAGCCGCTATCCGTAGAGTTCTCCCGTCGCGGTGGATTGGACCAGATGATCCAACAGACAATGGACGACGAGGACACTTCAAATGCTAGAAGCTACCACGCTCCACGCGCTGACTTCGTGACCAGTCATCACAGGAGGAGCTACGATCATCGAGAAGCACGAGACATGCCCGTGACCAGAGGGTACGACGAGTACGACTTCCCCTGGTACAGAAACGCCGTGAGAGAACGGGACTACGACCCTCTGGCCTACCGTCGTGGATACAGCTACTACTACCCCGACCGTTATAGGATGGAGAGAGACTTCTACATGCGTCTGCCTCAGGATTACTCCTATTACTACGATCGATACAGGGACGAGGATATGGACCTCTACGGAAGAAGCAGACCCACCCCCAAACCCAAGAGGATCATCTACTATGCGACGCTCCCAGAGATCGTCAGGAAGCCAGTGGATCTCAGAAACTATCCCAGGCCCTACGACGCGACCAGAACGCCAGTTTCGAGGGATGGCTCCTATAAACGCATTCCAGGGAACGTGGACCCTAGCAGATACAGATACAGACACCTGTACGACGGTTACGATAACTATGCAAAGAGATCCAGCTTCGCAGATCGAACTTACTCTTATCCCGATGACGAGAGTCGACGCAAAGCGACGCTGGAGAGTCTTCGAAACAACGACCCGTTCGATCAGAGCACCGATAGGAAGTTGGCTAATCAGATCTCGGTTAGGAACGATGGGAAACTGCCTTGGCCAGTGCAGATCGGGACTGAGGTCAGCGTAAAGGACGATGAAAGGATCCCTGGAAGGAAGATCTTCGGGGAGAATAACGGATACGAGAGATTCCAGAGCGCACAGCTGCAGAAAGCGCCGGATGCTACTGGCTCCAGCGAACTTCAGAGCGACAATTGA
- the LOC128875041 gene encoding G-patch domain and KOW motifs-containing protein: MAEEGKKISFGFAKSLKKPILKTTLVSQQPKKIDYIECLDEKNIKVIGEEEKKEEPLVIPLLGSKTWHDRIVNKIDADIFEPKVIKEEIEDVKQEGKPELTNGNTLPKDNLIIKQEPGEDSESKTATLEEQAAKEIIEDLKSNEKQQTETNSLTLPVVEDQSLRGTEQSSLEDYEKIPVDAFGVAMLRGMGWQPGKGIGKNEKIVSAVIPELRPKGMGLGADKLTLQKKSSDSKKQEEELKIEKGTFVKIIAGKQSNNYGQIEGFDDDAGRLIIKLALGGNIISVNEFMVQPVTKSEYSKNAKVLNAKKYEEYKDKETKDIKHKTVKKRASTSPEQSESSEDDNKSTADEKKKKGTRHKREKHSKIDEKKSKSRKRHSDSESNDDSTSDHGKKRRKERSRSGSSDSYELKKAKKSKKSKKHKKRDNSSERSSKKHKKKDKEREKTRDRKSRDSMDKRKHKKRRRSKSRSSSRR; the protein is encoded by the exons ATGGCAGAGGAGGGAAAGAAGATATCGTTTGGTTTCGCAAAATCACTTAAGAAACCTATTTTAAAGACTACTTTGGTGTCACAGCAACCAAAGAAGATCGATTATATCGAGTGTCTCGATGagaagaatattaaagttataGG cgaagaagagaaaaaggaagaaccTCTTGTTATTCCTCTGTTGGGTTCAAAGACCTGGCATGATAGGattgttaataaaatcgaTGCTGATATTTTCGAACCCAAGGTAATAAAGGAGGAAATAGAAGATGTTAAACAGGAAGGAAAACCAGAGTTGACAAATGGAAACACATTGCCAAAAgataatttgataataaagCAAGAACCAGGAGAAGATAGTGAAAGTAAAACTGCTACTTTAGAAGAACAAGCAgctaaagaaattattgaagATCTTAAGTCTAATGAAAAACAACAAACTGAAACAAACTCGTTAACTTTACCAGTGGTAGAGGATCAATCACTGAGAGGCACAGAACAG tCTTCATTAGaagattatgaaaaaattcctGTTGATGCTTTTGGAGTAGCAATGCTGCGAGGAATGGGATGGCAACCTGGAAAAGGCATCGGTAAAAATGAGAA GATTGTGTCAGCTGTTATACCAGAATTACGTCCAAAAGGCATGGGTCTCGGAGCAGACAAACTAAcattacagaaaaaaagttCAGATTCTAAAAAACAAGAGGAAGaacttaaaattgaaaaaggaaCCTTTGTGAAAATTATAGCTGGAAAACAAAGCAACAATTATGGTCAGATAGAGGGATTCGACGATGATGCAGGAAGACTTATAATAAAACTAGCTCTTGGGGGAAATATTATATCCGTCAATGAATTCATGGTGCAACCAGTAACTAAGTCCGAGTATTCGAAAAATGCAAAAGTTCTAA ATGCAAAGAAGTATGAAGAGTACAAAGACAAAGAAACCAAGGATATCAAGCATAAAACAGTTAAGAAAAGAGCATCAACTTCTCCTGAACAATCTGAAAGTAGCGAAGATGACAACAAAAGTACTgctgatgaaaaaaaaaagaaaggtacTAGGCATAAAAGGGAGAAACATAGCAAAATAgacgaaaaaaaatcgaaaagtaGGAAAAGACACTCAGACTCTGAGAGCAATGACGATAGCACTAGTGATCATgggaaaaaaaggaggaaagagAGGAGCAGATCTGGTAGCAGCGACTCCTACGAATTAAAAAAggcgaaaaaatcaaaaaaatcgaagaagCACAAGAAACGTGACAATTCCTCGGAAAGGTCTAGTAAGAAGCATAAGAAAAAGGAtaaagaaagggaaaaaaCGAGGGACAGAAAATCAAGAGATTCTATGGACAAAcgaaaacataaaaaacgaagaagatCAAAATCTCGATCTTCCAGTAGACGATAA
- the LOC128875157 gene encoding citron Rho-interacting kinase-like, whose protein sequence is MRQTPGNLGSTERILPSWGIIGDSRPLSRTERTAVAQDQDGGSINAQEARLTAIQKVDTERKTTFTQTSSTVLPPSKKFLPVDDQPTNINAYFERKKSSTFRSVEEDPAPQWLIEEALNRMTEHSERWTKTEALSSKETEYKATIADLEAQLTRTKEELSEALRMKSVTKEKYKRSLASVKAEARRENESLQDRIIRICTSVLENFGPRTLSEKRGNSYRFKCRTHLKSHKKISSKLHKKLRKAVARSSKLKWELTKVRRALENKTKKCETISKCFDKLKEDMDVAEGNLNKLISENLALRKSMEDTREWMERNMGKEHHEKTNAAHFRDMQRSRELTNLKKKSEEDFNTIAQLRNKLLRSESANANKGFLLNSYKSQLSDLNKEKNQLLSKISTLENEITAAKTSSSQLKAKISVLNNEKDKLLSDNEKSKTDVAEKKCEETMQQETNLMKARYEETIKSIKMKMMTAEDRNMEYSKAIRDFLKKIYDYRGGPDTQRSLKEDEASEKQAHETACNILNMSPEELSGFINGKTFNSINSWVFELNRILGKNNFSESLSKFLFRKTLKKMKT, encoded by the exons AGAACCGAGAGGACCGCGGTGGCCCAGGATCAGGATGGAGGGTCCATAAATGCGCAAGAAGCGCGCCTCACCGCGA TTCAAAAGGTCGACACCGAAAGGAAGACTACTTTCACACAAACATCCTCAACTGTTCTCCCACCGAGCAAGAAATTCTTGCCAGTCGACGACCAACCAACGAATATAAACGCTTATTTTGAACGAAAAAAATCATCGACATTTCGGAGTGTCGAAGAGGATCCCGCACCCCAATGGTTGATCGAGGAAGCTCTTAACAGAATGACCGAG CACAGCGAGCGATGGACGAAGACGGAAGCATTGTCGAGCAAGGAGACCGA GTACAAAGCAACCATAGCAGACCTCGAGGCACAACTCACACGTACGAAAGAGGAGCTCAGCGAAGCTCTAAGGATGAAATCGGTCacaaaagagaaatataaaag GTCCTTGGCAAGTGTAAAAGCAGAAGCTCGCAGAGAGAACGAAAGTTTACAAGACAGAATCATACGCATCTGCACGTCtgttttggaaaatttcgGTCCTCGTACGTTGTCCGAGAAAAGAGGCAACAGTTATCGATTCAAGTGTCGCACACACCTGAAGAGCCACAAAAAGATTTCGAGCAAGCTGCATAAGAAG CTGCGGAAGGCAGTGGCGAGATCGAGCAAATTGAAATGGGAATTGACGAAGGTGAGGCGAGCGTTGGAAAACAAAACGAAGAAGTGCGAAACCATCAGCAAGTGCTTCGACAAGCTGAAAGAAGACATGGATGTTGCAGAGGGCAACTTGAATAAACTCATATCGGAAAACCTAGCGCTAAGAAAGAGCATGGAGGACACGCGGGAATGGATGGAGCGTAATATGGGAAAGGAGCACCACGAGAAAACCAACGCCGCTCATTTTCGAGACATGCAGAGGAGCAGGGAGCTGACGAACCTGAAGAAGAAGAGCGAGGAAGACTTTAACACTATCGCTCAACTTCGTAACAA ACTATTGCGATCAGAGTCAGCGAACGCCAACAAGGGATTCCTACTGAACAGTTACAAAAGTCAGCTTTCAGATCTGAACAAGGAAAAGAATCAACTCCTGTCGAAGATAAGTACCTTGGAGAACGAGATCACCGCCGCGAAAACCAGTAGCTCGCAATTAAAAGCGAAA ATTTCAGTTCTGAACAATGAGAAGGATAAGTTGCTATCTGACAACGAGAAGTCGAAGACAGACGTGGCGGAAAAG AAATGCGAAGAAACGATGCAGCAGGAAACTAATCTCATGAAAGCCAGGTACGAAGAAACGAtcaaatctataaaaatgaaaatgatgaCTGCAGAGGATCGGAACATGGAATACTCGAAAGCTATAAGG gATTTTTTGAAGAAGATTTACGACTATCGCGGAGGCCCCGATACACAGAGGAGCTTGAAAGAAGACGAGGCTAGCGAAAAACAGGCCCACGAAACCGcctgtaatattttaaacatgtCACCGGAAGAACTGTCCGGCTTCATCAATGGAAAAACATTCAATTCG ATTAACTCTTGGGTATTCGAGTTGAACCGAATTctaggaaaaaataatttctctgaAAGTCTGTCAAAGTTCTTGTTCAGAAAAACgctgaagaaaatgaaaacgtaa
- the LOC128875042 gene encoding omega-amidase NIT2, with translation MLRTNIVKQGLRTMSTLRLALVQLAVGENKTTNVQRAISYIERAKQQEADIVALPECFNSPYGTSHFAKYAESIPNGETSIALSEAAKKNNLYVIGGTIPEREADKLYNTCTIWAPDGTLIAKHRKMHLFDIDIKGKMTFRESDSLSPGDSLTLFEAKGCKIGVGICYDIRFEEMARLYRNRGCQMLIYPAAFNMTTGPLHWSLLQRSRANDNQLYVACVSPARGSPPGYVAWGHTQLTNPWGEILHELDAVEDMVVADIDLKIVDEVRAQIPTFSQRRTDLYDTVWKKD, from the exons ATGCTACGAACGAATATCGTGAAACAAGGACTGCGGACAATGTCGA CACTTCGTTTGGCGCTAGTACAGCTCGCCGTTGGCGAAAATAAAACTACGAATGTACAACGAGCAATTTCGTACATCGAACGCGCGAAGCAACAAGAGGCTGACATTGTAGCTCTACCTGAATGCTTCAATTCACCATACGGAACat CACACTTTGCAAAATACGCTGAGAGCATTCCCAACGGCGAAACAAGTATCGCACTGTCAGAAGCGGCCAAAAAGAATAATCTGTATGTGATCGGTGGTACGATACCTGAAAGAGAAGCCGATAAACTGTACAATACGTGCACCATTTGGGCGCCTGATGGTACTCTGATAGCGAAGCACAGGAAG ATGCATTTATTCGACATCGACATCAAAGGGAAAATGACTTTCCGTGAGAGCGATTCGCTGAGTCCCGGCGATTCGTTAACGTTGTTCGAGGCGAAGGGGTGCAAAATAGGTGTTGGCATTTGCTATGACATCAGGTTCGAAGAAATGGCACGCCTTTACCGAAACAGAG GTTGCCAAATGCTGATATATCCAGCAGCGTTCAATATGACCACGGGACCACTGCACTGGTCGTTGCTGCAGCGTTCCAGAGCAAATGACAATCAATTATACGTCGCTTGCGTATCACCAGCTCGTGGTTCTCCGCCTGGTTACGTCGCGTGGGGGCATACCCAGTTAACCAACCCTTGGGGAGAAATTCTTCACGAGCTAGATGCCGTCGAGGACATGGTTGTCGCCGATATAG atCTGAAGATCGTTGATGAAGTGAGAGCTCAAATACCCACGTTCTCTCAGAGGCGTACGGATTTATACGACACCGTTTGGAAAAAGGATTGA